One Alcanivorax sp. REN37 DNA window includes the following coding sequences:
- a CDS encoding ATP-dependent zinc protease family protein → MTFRLILASGLVALASGTAADSVPTGQHKTIYGVHEHARINELDLGLEAKLDTGAVSASLSAYDIETFERDGEDWVRFRVGVKSAGDKAVELPLDHTVRIRRRVQDLHPEAEKTYTQRPVVSLTLCVGDRAATMRVNLTDRRNFDFPLLIGSEGLAQLHSIIDPQLSYSVGAPSCNAEPVRAAQQDRS, encoded by the coding sequence ATGACTTTCCGACTCATCCTGGCCTCCGGGCTGGTGGCTTTGGCCTCCGGGACGGCGGCGGACTCGGTTCCGACCGGGCAGCACAAAACCATTTACGGCGTGCATGAACACGCGCGCATCAATGAGCTGGATCTGGGCCTGGAAGCCAAACTCGATACCGGTGCCGTCAGTGCGTCATTGAGCGCCTACGACATCGAGACCTTCGAGCGCGATGGCGAAGACTGGGTCCGTTTCCGGGTTGGCGTGAAATCCGCCGGTGACAAGGCGGTGGAGTTGCCGCTCGATCACACCGTGCGGATCCGGCGGCGAGTGCAGGATCTGCACCCGGAGGCCGAGAAGACCTATACTCAGCGCCCGGTGGTGTCCCTGACCCTGTGTGTCGGTGACCGGGCTGCCACCATGCGCGTCAACCTGACCGACCGCCGCAACTTCGATTTCCCGTTGCTGATTGGTTCTGAAGGCCTGGCGCAGCTCCACTCCATCATCGATCCCCAGCTGTCGTATTCCGTGGGCGCGCCGAGCTGCAATGCTGAGCCGGTCCGGGCGGCGCAGCAGGATCGCTCTTGA
- a CDS encoding alpha-L-glutamate ligase-like protein, with amino-acid sequence MLKTWRALRERGVMGINQRNGDYVLRYNRRALFPLVDDKLLTKERAITAGLSVPELYAMVDSESAIADLGAKLAGRKDFVIKPAQGAGGDGILVITDRFEDYYRTASGRLLSAEEVDYHLSCILSGIYSLAGGRDRALVEYRVTPDAVFSAISYEGVPDIRIIVLCGYPVMAMLRLPTRQSQGKANLHQGAIGVGVDLATGITLDGTWHNRKISRHPDTANPVAGVQLPHWQQFMDIAAGCYELTGLGYLGVDLVLDKDLGPMMLELNARPGLNIQIANDSGLAKRCALVERHIDQLQATGRSETVEERLAFSQQKFATGPLVPA; translated from the coding sequence ATGCTGAAGACCTGGCGGGCGCTGCGTGAGCGCGGCGTGATGGGCATCAACCAGCGCAACGGCGATTATGTGCTGCGCTATAACCGGCGCGCGCTGTTCCCGCTGGTGGATGACAAGCTGCTGACCAAAGAACGGGCGATCACCGCCGGGCTGAGCGTGCCGGAGCTGTACGCCATGGTCGACAGCGAGTCGGCGATTGCCGACCTCGGCGCCAAACTGGCCGGGCGCAAGGACTTCGTCATCAAGCCGGCGCAGGGCGCCGGCGGTGACGGCATTTTGGTGATTACCGACCGGTTCGAGGATTACTACCGCACCGCTTCCGGACGGCTGTTGTCGGCCGAGGAAGTGGACTATCACCTGTCCTGCATTCTGTCCGGCATTTATTCACTGGCTGGCGGCCGCGACCGTGCGCTGGTGGAATACCGCGTCACCCCGGATGCGGTGTTCAGTGCCATCAGTTACGAAGGGGTGCCGGACATCCGCATCATTGTGCTGTGTGGTTACCCAGTGATGGCGATGTTGCGACTGCCAACCCGGCAATCCCAGGGCAAGGCCAACCTGCACCAGGGCGCCATCGGCGTCGGGGTCGATCTGGCCACCGGCATCACCCTTGACGGCACTTGGCATAACCGCAAGATCAGCCGCCACCCGGATACCGCCAACCCGGTGGCCGGCGTGCAGCTGCCGCACTGGCAGCAGTTCATGGACATTGCCGCCGGCTGCTACGAGCTCACCGGGCTTGGCTACTTGGGCGTCGACCTGGTGCTCGACAAGGATCTGGGGCCGATGATGCTGGAGCTGAACGCGCGCCCTGGCCTCAACATCCAGATTGCCAACGACTCCGGCCTTGCCAAGCGCTGCGCGCTGGTAGAGCGCCACATTGACCAGCTGCAGGCCACCGGCCGCTCGGAAACGGTGGAAGAACGGCTGGCGTTCAGCCAGCAGAAGTTCGCCACCGGCCCGCTGGTACCTGCCTGA
- a CDS encoding tRNA (5-methylaminomethyl-2-thiouridylate)-methyltransferase — MNTEQVEIRPGETPPRRRRALALVSGGLDSMLAVKVMQAQGIEVEGVNFYTGFCVEGHTHAIRERDRKKPKRNNALWVAEQLGIKLHIIDISEEYKNVVLYPQYGYGAHMNPCLDCKIFMVNKATLMLRQAEDLAEQCAADGDGFDFIITGEVIGQRPKSQLKWTMPLIARESGAEDRLLRPLCAKNLPPTLPEREGWVDREQLHSITGRSRAPQMALAKAFGLEEYAQPAGGCCFLTDESYSKKLGDLWQARKRKDYDLDDILLLKIGRHLRPRPHFKLIISREAGETEFLQGYRYQFSSFEMVSHGGPLTLIDGEFESEEEALWAASIVARFSQGREAEEVTMTWQAPKGVGKLLKVKPMPADDIPKEWHVGGT, encoded by the coding sequence TTGAACACCGAACAGGTTGAAATCCGCCCCGGAGAGACGCCGCCGCGCCGTCGCCGCGCCTTGGCGCTGGTGTCCGGTGGGCTCGACTCCATGCTGGCGGTGAAGGTGATGCAGGCGCAGGGCATCGAGGTGGAAGGGGTCAACTTCTACACCGGTTTCTGTGTCGAGGGGCACACCCATGCCATCCGCGAGCGCGACCGCAAAAAGCCCAAGCGCAACAATGCGCTGTGGGTGGCGGAGCAGCTCGGCATCAAGCTGCACATCATCGACATCTCCGAAGAATATAAGAATGTGGTGCTGTACCCGCAGTACGGTTATGGCGCGCACATGAACCCGTGTTTGGACTGCAAGATCTTCATGGTCAACAAGGCCACGTTGATGCTGCGCCAAGCGGAAGACCTGGCTGAGCAGTGTGCCGCCGATGGCGATGGGTTCGATTTCATCATCACCGGCGAGGTGATCGGCCAGCGGCCCAAGTCGCAGTTGAAGTGGACCATGCCGCTGATTGCGCGCGAGTCTGGCGCTGAAGACCGTTTGTTGCGTCCGTTGTGTGCCAAGAACCTGCCGCCGACGTTGCCGGAGCGCGAAGGCTGGGTGGACCGTGAGCAGCTGCACAGCATCACCGGTCGCAGCCGGGCGCCACAGATGGCGCTGGCCAAAGCGTTCGGACTGGAAGAGTACGCGCAGCCGGCTGGCGGTTGCTGCTTCCTTACCGACGAGTCGTATTCGAAAAAGCTCGGCGACCTGTGGCAGGCCCGCAAGCGCAAGGATTACGATCTTGACGACATCCTGCTGTTGAAGATCGGTCGCCACCTGCGCCCGCGCCCGCACTTCAAGCTGATCATCAGCCGTGAAGCGGGCGAGACCGAGTTTTTGCAGGGTTATCGCTACCAGTTTTCGAGCTTTGAAATGGTCAGCCATGGTGGCCCGCTGACGCTGATCGACGGTGAGTTCGAGAGCGAGGAAGAAGCGCTCTGGGCGGCCTCGATCGTGGCGCGCTTTAGCCAAGGCCGCGAGGCGGAGGAAGTGACCATGACCTGGCAAGCACCCAAGGGTGTCGGCAAGCTGCTCAAAGTGAAGCCAATGCCGGCAGACGATATTCCGAAGGAGTGGCATGTCGGTGGCACCTGA
- the glnG gene encoding nitrogen regulation protein NR(I), with protein sequence MTATVWVIDDDHAIRWVLDKALEQADLTSRCFDNADDPLNALDAGEPGPDVLISDVRMPGTDGLRLLRTVQRRYPDIPVIIMTAHSDLESAVASYQGGAFEYLPKPFDVDEAVALVRRAVRYRRNRDGEPTAAVAAPPPTDIIGEAPAMQEVFRAIGRLAHSPVTVLINGQSGTGKELVARALHRHSVRSDGPFVALNMAAIPKDLIESELFGHEKGAFTNANAQRLGRFEQAHGGTLFLDEIGDMPAEAQTRLLRVLQESEFYRVGGTQAIRVDVRIIAATHQDLEQKVQRGEFREDLFHRLNVIRIHLPRLAERREDIPRLAQHFLQQAARELGMEVKSLHPDAATFLSSLPWPGNVRQLENTCRWLTVMASGRQVLVDDLPPELVPVAASDSGGGGWERPLKRWAERALMQGEQGLLAQAVPTFERTLLEVALAHTGGRRGEAAELLGWGRNTLTRKLKELQLDALAADED encoded by the coding sequence ATGACTGCCACCGTGTGGGTAATCGATGACGACCATGCGATCCGCTGGGTGCTCGATAAGGCCTTGGAACAAGCGGATCTGACGTCGCGTTGCTTCGACAACGCCGACGATCCGCTCAATGCGCTCGACGCCGGCGAGCCGGGCCCAGACGTTCTGATCAGCGACGTGCGTATGCCCGGTACCGATGGCCTGCGGTTACTGCGCACCGTGCAGCGGCGCTACCCGGACATTCCGGTGATCATCATGACCGCCCATTCCGACCTTGAGTCGGCGGTGGCTTCCTACCAGGGCGGCGCGTTTGAATACCTGCCAAAGCCGTTTGATGTGGACGAAGCGGTGGCGCTGGTGCGCCGCGCAGTGCGCTACCGTCGCAACCGCGACGGTGAGCCGACGGCCGCTGTCGCCGCGCCGCCGCCGACGGACATCATCGGCGAAGCGCCGGCGATGCAGGAAGTCTTTCGCGCCATCGGGCGGCTCGCTCACTCGCCGGTGACGGTGCTGATCAACGGCCAGTCCGGCACCGGCAAGGAGCTGGTGGCGCGGGCACTGCACCGCCATTCGGTGCGCAGCGACGGGCCGTTTGTGGCGCTCAACATGGCCGCCATTCCCAAGGATCTGATCGAATCGGAACTGTTTGGCCACGAGAAGGGCGCGTTCACCAACGCCAATGCCCAGCGCCTTGGCCGGTTCGAGCAGGCCCACGGTGGCACCTTGTTCCTTGATGAAATCGGTGACATGCCGGCGGAAGCACAAACGCGGCTGCTGCGGGTGTTGCAGGAAAGTGAGTTCTACCGCGTCGGCGGCACCCAGGCGATCCGGGTCGATGTGCGCATCATCGCCGCCACCCACCAAGATCTGGAGCAAAAAGTGCAGCGCGGCGAGTTCCGCGAAGACCTATTCCACCGCCTCAATGTGATCCGCATTCACCTGCCACGGCTGGCGGAACGGCGTGAGGACATTCCCCGGTTGGCCCAGCATTTCCTGCAACAGGCGGCGCGAGAATTGGGCATGGAAGTGAAAAGCCTGCACCCAGACGCGGCTACCTTTTTGTCCTCGCTGCCGTGGCCCGGCAACGTGCGGCAACTGGAGAACACCTGCCGCTGGTTGACGGTGATGGCGTCCGGCCGCCAGGTGCTAGTGGATGATCTGCCGCCGGAGCTGGTGCCGGTCGCCGCGTCCGACAGCGGTGGCGGTGGCTGGGAGCGGCCGCTCAAACGCTGGGCTGAGCGGGCGCTGATGCAGGGCGAGCAGGGGCTGCTGGCCCAGGCGGTACCGACCTTTGAGCGCACCCTGTTGGAAGTCGCGTTGGCACACACCGGCGGCCGCCGCGGCGAAGCCGCCGAGTTGCTCGGCTGGGGGCGCAACACTCTGACCCGCAAGCTCAAGGAGCTGCAACTGGATGCGTTGGCGGCGGATGAGGACTGA
- a CDS encoding UUP1 family membrane protein: protein MRGVKLHALILALILLVLGAGSALYQVFVLKIPVSESVTDPVWVVDARVQFRATGNAPVKVQMFVPPGSDRYLVLNESFVSHNYGVNVNKVDGNRQVTWSVRRAQGDQTLYYRKVLSQRFGGESVAGDVGPQFRARPALEGPDKVAAEALLAPIRQHSADVDTFISETIRRVNQPDDENVRLLLHGDVSIENRARVIETLLAAAHIPVEQVHTLRLMPSQTQTPELWLRSFNGSRWTYFHPANGNQGLPQDRIVWWIGAGSVAQSEGANRPQVSFAVARSDVSAIQLAQSSERVRESARLSFSLYDLPVATQEVFRIMMMIPLGVLLILLLRNLVGLQTLGTFTPVLVALAFRETDVLWGIVMFTVITALGLSLRSYLEHLRLQLLSRLSVVLTFVVILMAVISLFGHKLGWERGLSVALFPMVILTMVIERLSIQWEERGAMNALKSAVGTLIAATFAHLLMTWPPLVYICFTFPGVLLMMASIMLAMGHYRGYRLTELMRFKALTGKG, encoded by the coding sequence ATGCGCGGAGTGAAACTGCATGCGCTGATTCTGGCGCTGATACTGCTGGTGCTAGGCGCCGGCAGTGCCCTGTACCAGGTGTTTGTACTGAAAATCCCGGTCAGTGAAAGTGTCACCGATCCGGTCTGGGTAGTGGATGCCAGGGTACAGTTCCGCGCCACCGGCAATGCGCCGGTGAAGGTACAGATGTTCGTGCCGCCCGGCAGCGACCGCTACCTGGTGCTGAACGAGAGCTTTGTGTCGCACAACTACGGCGTCAACGTGAACAAAGTTGACGGCAACCGCCAGGTGACCTGGTCGGTGCGCCGCGCCCAGGGCGACCAAACCCTCTATTACCGCAAGGTGCTGTCGCAACGTTTCGGCGGCGAGTCGGTGGCCGGCGATGTGGGCCCGCAGTTCCGTGCCCGCCCGGCGCTGGAAGGCCCGGACAAGGTGGCGGCCGAAGCGCTGCTGGCGCCGATCCGCCAGCACTCCGCCGATGTCGATACCTTTATCAGTGAAACCATCCGCCGCGTGAACCAGCCGGACGATGAGAACGTGCGCCTGTTGCTGCACGGCGATGTGTCGATCGAAAATCGCGCGCGGGTGATCGAAACGCTGCTGGCGGCGGCCCACATCCCGGTGGAGCAGGTGCACACACTGCGGCTAATGCCCTCCCAGACCCAGACGCCGGAGCTGTGGCTGCGCAGCTTCAACGGCAGCCGCTGGACCTACTTCCACCCGGCCAACGGCAACCAGGGGCTGCCGCAGGACCGCATCGTCTGGTGGATTGGCGCCGGCAGCGTGGCGCAGAGCGAAGGCGCTAACCGCCCGCAGGTGTCGTTTGCGGTGGCACGTTCCGATGTCAGCGCCATCCAGCTGGCGCAAAGCTCCGAGCGCGTGCGCGAGAGCGCGCGGCTGAGCTTCTCGCTGTATGACCTGCCGGTGGCCACCCAGGAAGTGTTCCGGATCATGATGATGATCCCGCTCGGCGTGCTGTTGATCCTGTTGCTGCGCAACTTGGTCGGGCTGCAAACGCTGGGCACCTTTACTCCGGTGCTGGTGGCGTTGGCGTTCCGTGAAACCGATGTGCTGTGGGGCATCGTGATGTTCACCGTGATCACGGCACTGGGGCTGTCATTACGTTCCTACCTTGAGCATTTGCGGCTGCAGCTGCTGTCGCGACTGTCGGTGGTACTAACGTTCGTGGTGATCTTGATGGCGGTCATCAGTCTGTTCGGCCACAAGCTCGGCTGGGAGCGCGGTCTGTCAGTGGCGCTGTTCCCGATGGTGATCCTGACCATGGTGATCGAGCGGCTGTCGATCCAGTGGGAAGAGCGCGGCGCCATGAATGCGCTCAAGTCCGCCGTGGGCACCCTGATTGCGGCGACCTTCGCGCACTTGCTGATGACTTGGCCGCCGCTGGTGTACATCTGCTTCACCTTCCCCGGCGTGCTGCTGATGATGGCGTCGATCATGCTGGCGATGGGCCACTACCGCGGCTACCGGCTGACCGAACTGATGCGCTTCAAGGCGCTGACAGGGAAGGGCTGA
- the glnA gene encoding glutamate--ammonia ligase, translated as MSEKTLKLIKDNDARWVDLRFTDSRGKEQHVTYPAADVDEDFFQDGKMFDGSSIAGWKGINESDMILMPDDESAVMDPFADTPMVILRCNIVEPTTMQGYERDPRSIALRAEEYLKSTGIADTALFGPEPEFFIFDGVTWDTQMHHQSYTIYSDEGAWMTSDAQGGNNMGHRPRVKGGYFPVPPVDSLHDLRGAMCDAMEQMGLRIEVHHHEVANAGQCEIGVGANTLTKKADEVQILKYCVHNVAHAYGKTATFMPKPLVGDNGSGMHVHQSLSKDGKNLFAGDVYGGLSEMAIYYIGGIIKHARALNALTNPSTNSYKRLVPGFEAPVMLAYSARNRSASIRIPYITNPKGRRIETRFPDPVANPYLCFAALLMAGLDGIQNKIHPGDAMDKDLYDLPAEEAAQIPTVAHSLTMALDALEADHEFLLKGGVFTKETLSAYIAIKRAEVERVNMTPHPLEFDMYYSC; from the coding sequence ATGTCTGAGAAGACCCTCAAACTGATCAAGGACAACGACGCCAGATGGGTGGATCTGCGATTCACTGACAGTCGTGGCAAGGAACAGCACGTCACCTACCCGGCTGCCGACGTGGATGAGGACTTCTTCCAGGACGGCAAGATGTTCGATGGCTCGTCCATCGCCGGCTGGAAGGGCATCAATGAGTCCGACATGATTCTGATGCCGGATGACGAGTCCGCGGTGATGGACCCGTTTGCCGACACCCCGATGGTGATTCTGCGCTGCAATATCGTCGAGCCGACCACCATGCAGGGCTACGAGCGCGACCCGCGTTCCATCGCGCTGCGCGCCGAGGAATACCTGAAGTCCACCGGTATCGCGGACACCGCGCTGTTCGGGCCGGAGCCGGAGTTCTTCATCTTCGACGGGGTCACCTGGGACACCCAGATGCACCACCAGTCCTACACCATCTATTCCGACGAAGGCGCCTGGATGACCTCCGACGCCCAAGGCGGCAACAACATGGGCCACCGGCCGCGTGTGAAAGGCGGTTACTTCCCGGTGCCGCCGGTGGATAGCCTGCATGACCTGCGTGGCGCCATGTGCGACGCCATGGAGCAAATGGGCCTGCGCATCGAAGTGCACCACCACGAAGTGGCCAACGCCGGCCAGTGCGAAATCGGCGTCGGCGCCAACACCCTGACCAAGAAAGCCGACGAAGTGCAGATCCTCAAGTACTGCGTCCATAACGTCGCCCATGCCTACGGCAAGACCGCGACCTTCATGCCTAAACCGCTGGTGGGCGACAACGGCTCCGGCATGCACGTGCACCAGTCGCTGTCCAAGGACGGCAAAAACCTGTTCGCCGGTGATGTCTACGGCGGGCTGTCAGAAATGGCGATTTACTACATCGGCGGCATCATCAAGCACGCCCGCGCGCTGAACGCCCTGACCAACCCGTCCACCAACTCTTACAAGCGTTTGGTACCGGGCTTCGAGGCGCCGGTGATGCTGGCTTACTCTGCGCGCAACCGCTCGGCGTCGATCCGCATCCCGTACATCACCAATCCGAAAGGGCGTCGCATCGAGACCCGCTTCCCGGACCCGGTGGCTAACCCCTACCTGTGCTTTGCGGCGCTGCTGATGGCCGGCCTCGACGGCATCCAGAACAAGATCCACCCGGGCGATGCCATGGACAAGGATCTGTACGATCTGCCGGCGGAAGAAGCGGCGCAGATCCCCACCGTGGCGCATTCACTGACCATGGCGCTGGATGCACTGGAAGCCGACCACGAGTTCCTGCTCAAGGGTGGTGTGTTCACCAAGGAAACGTTGAGCGCCTACATCGCCATCAAGCGCGCAGAGGTGGAGCGGGTGAACATGACGCCGCACCCGCTCGAGTTCGACATGTACTACTCCTGCTGA
- the glnL gene encoding nitrogen regulation protein NR(II) has protein sequence MSLTPHADRNLHQRLLDHLSTAVVLLDAHFCLCYLNPAAEMLLGSSAQRVLGSRLPDGFFTDPEARSAFERCLTDGHPFTRREAHIVLPSAQEIVVDYSVSPLQQGRAVMLMEIIPLDRMLRIAREEGLVHAHQATRALVRGVAHEIKNPLGGIRGAAQLLERELPDPALREYTRVIIGEADRLQVLADRMLGPRRPPQFCWLNIHECLEHVRQLVLAEFPAVAWVRDYDTSLPDIPADRDQLVQVILNLVRNAAQALTEHPVATPRILLRTRVQRQTTIGNLRHRMIVRLDIEDNGPGIVDELRETLFYPLVSGRAQGAGLGLSIAQSIVSQHQALIECHSEPGRTCFSVLLPMEAPSREGEHRP, from the coding sequence ATGAGCCTGACACCGCACGCCGATCGCAACCTCCACCAACGCCTGCTCGACCACCTGAGTACGGCGGTGGTGCTGCTGGATGCCCATTTCTGTCTCTGCTATCTGAACCCGGCGGCGGAAATGCTGCTGGGCAGCAGCGCCCAGCGGGTGCTCGGCAGCCGGTTGCCGGATGGCTTCTTCACCGATCCGGAAGCGCGCAGTGCGTTCGAGCGCTGCCTGACCGACGGCCATCCGTTCACCCGTCGTGAAGCCCACATCGTGCTGCCCAGCGCCCAGGAAATCGTGGTCGATTACAGTGTGTCGCCGTTGCAGCAGGGCCGCGCCGTGATGCTGATGGAGATCATCCCGCTCGACCGCATGTTGCGCATCGCCCGCGAAGAGGGGCTGGTGCACGCCCACCAAGCCACCCGCGCGCTGGTGCGCGGCGTTGCCCACGAGATCAAGAATCCGCTCGGCGGCATTCGCGGTGCCGCGCAGTTGCTGGAACGTGAACTGCCAGACCCGGCGCTGCGCGAGTACACCCGCGTGATCATTGGTGAGGCCGACCGGCTGCAGGTGCTGGCAGATCGCATGCTGGGGCCGCGCCGGCCGCCGCAGTTCTGCTGGTTGAACATTCACGAATGCCTGGAGCATGTGCGTCAGTTGGTGCTGGCGGAGTTTCCGGCAGTGGCCTGGGTGCGCGATTACGACACCAGCTTGCCGGACATCCCCGCCGACCGCGACCAACTGGTGCAGGTGATCCTCAACCTGGTCCGCAACGCTGCGCAGGCGCTCACCGAGCACCCGGTGGCGACGCCGCGCATCCTGCTGCGCACCCGGGTGCAGCGGCAGACGACCATCGGCAACCTGCGCCACCGCATGATTGTGCGCCTCGATATTGAGGACAACGGACCTGGCATCGTCGACGAACTGCGCGAGACCTTGTTCTATCCGCTGGTCAGCGGCCGCGCCCAGGGCGCCGGGCTGGGTCTGTCGATCGCCCAATCGATCGTGTCCCAGCACCAGGCGCTGATTGAATGCCACAGTGAACCCGGCCGCACTTGCTTCAGCGTGCTGCTGCCCATGGAAGCCCCGAGCCGCGAAGGAGAACACCGGCCATGA
- a CDS encoding sulfurtransferase TusA family protein, producing MSVAPDASIPELDVRRLLCPIPVIRTQDRVKTMVPGALLDVLATDPGVLNDLPAWCRINGHRVVATDRRDGTIVVRVEVGGAAS from the coding sequence ATGTCGGTGGCACCTGACGCTTCGATTCCCGAGCTGGATGTGCGCCGGCTGCTGTGTCCGATCCCGGTGATCCGCACCCAAGACCGTGTAAAAACGATGGTCCCGGGTGCGCTGCTGGATGTACTCGCCACCGATCCTGGTGTACTCAATGACCTGCCGGCCTGGTGCCGCATCAATGGGCACCGGGTGGTGGCCACTGACCGCCGCGACGGCACTATAGTGGTGCGCGTGGAAGTGGGTGGCGCCGCGTCCTGA